In Yarrowia lipolytica chromosome 1F, complete sequence, a genomic segment contains:
- a CDS encoding uncharacterized protein (Compare to YALI0F02673g, weakly similar to uniprot|P28742 Saccharomyces cerevisiae YBL063w KIP1 kinesin-related protein), translating into MSSRHNSLGMRSRSHGAAKHQATSTASLRRQRTATESPAPDAITTSTSATASSQLQKSISGENIKVVVRSRTRNEREKNQNSEVVVDACEADATVTVNDNQRQKTFTVDQVYGPESDQNMVYDGVVAPVLQHVMDGINCTIFAYGQTGTGKTYTMVGDVEGQSDVGGLSHEAGIIPRVIHSLFRRLEIEGLDYAVKCTFLELYNEDIRDLNDTTEKPKTVKLFVERDGVKVDGLDEVYLNSSAQGLHVLREGLRRRHVAATQMNDHSSRSHMVFTLTLSIMVPGSMEVARTAKINLVDLAGSESIKNSGAVNKQAVEAGKINKSLLTLGRVINALVDKAQHVPYRDSNLTRLLYDSLGGGTRTYIIATVSPARVNLEETVNTLEYASRAKNIKNKPQMNHIQKRILLKEFTVLNEKLRSDLLAAQKNNGFQIAEANYRAMEAELASLRTQTAEQQRKLDVFDGQMKRTRDDAEKSQVCYLEAKRELDSEKSKTKQAQSAHETLKSSMALMANQTYGHVSSMRSSQQQFENALMEKLASSSKIQVSSLESVSSSIKHSLANLGDQFKSVLVTQNQSATTTGEIVAGIEKVKEELAGRVAAGLEEAAKSWEKGMVGLQNEMRGFSKQVSDSTGKISMYLEDAFKELNGGVDRQVTAFDDKQSIAESELASLVRLLASENQKLSEKLKAHQHHEKQSRQELVNDVSRLIISWGQTQDHSSSELFGLLDQKVQLEKKQAAAVGSALYDSRCTVSSNYNAFKDTMGSARRSLLASCAAAKTASDSSGLSHSASELTAEAKMALEERQQALVGQLSALSEAVAKARLETDHAQSAVPDALANLQTSTQASLNGLLATLVTPSSQAKDIDGVLHVVDPFKRSIQQSDNELETCVREMLTTCGESVPETLSSDQPTALPLMQYTQPPPVKATRSTSVPAIIVPASVNESPRRKRSYGQLDDKENELPEKGLAQKTASLQLGPTEPPQGQRQKSIPRLVPPRKYRKQ; encoded by the coding sequence ATGTCTTCGCGCCACAACAGTTTGGGAATGAGGTCTCGTTCCCACGGAGCGGCTAAACAtcaagctacaagtacagctTCATTACGGCGTCAGAGGACCGCTACAGAGTCGCCTGCTCCAGATGCGATAACAACGTCCACATCAGCTACAGCGTCGAGCCAGCTACAGAAATCAATTTCGGGCGAGAACATCAAAGTGGTGGTTCGAAGTCGGACGCGAAACGAGCGGGAAAAGAACCAGAActcggaggtggtggtggacgcGTGTGAAGCGGATGCTACAGTCACTGTGAACGATAACCAGCGCCAAAAGACGTTCACAGTGGACCAGGTTTATGGCCCCGAGTCGGACCAGAACATGGTGTATGATGGAGTGGTGGCCCCGGTGCTGCAACATGTGATGGACGGTATCAACTGTACGATATTCGCCTACGGTCAGACAGGAACAGGCAAAACATACACCATGGTGGGAGATGTGGAGGGCCAGAGTGACGTGGGCGGATTGTCGCATGAGGCCGGAATCATTCCCCGTGTTATTCATTCATTATTCAGACGtctggagattgagggGCTGGACTACGCCGTCAAATGCACCTTTCTGGAGCTCTACAATGAAGATATCAGAGACTTGAACGATACCACGGAGAAACCCAAGACGGTGAAGCTATTTGTGGAACGTGATGGAGTCAAGGTGGATGGTTTGGACGAGGTGTATCTCAATTCCAGTGCACAGGGTCTCCACGTTCTCAGAGAAGGTCTCAGACGAAGACACGTTGCTGCCACGCAAATGAACGATCATTCCAGTCGGTCACATATGGTTTTCACACTCACTCTGAGTATCATGGTGCCGGGATCTATGGAGGTTGCTCGAACTGCTAAAATCAATCTCGTGGACCTTGCAGGTTCGGAAAGTATCAAAAACTCAGGGGCAGTCAACAAACAGGCCGTGGAGGCTGGAAAGATCAACAAGAGCCTGTTGACCCTTGGAAGAGTCATCAACGCTCTTGTTGACAAAGCCCAGCATGTTCCTTATCGAGATTCTAACCTCACTCGTCTTCTTTACGACTCTCTTGGAGGAGGGACGCGCACATACATTATTGCGACCGTTTCTCCCGCGCGTGTGAATCTTGAGGAGACTGTCAACACTCTGGAGTACGCTTCTAGAGCCAAAAACATCAAAAACAAGCCCCAGATGAACCACATTCAAAAGCGCATCTTACTCAAGGAGTTCACGGTGCTCAACGAAAAGCTGCGCTCGGATCTGCTGGCTGCTCAGAAGAACAATGGATTCCAGATAGCAGAGGCAAACTACCGGGCCATGGAGGCTGAATTAGCTTCGTTACGCACTCAGACAGCCGAACAGCAGCGAAAGCTGGATGTTTTTGACGGCCAGATGAAACGCACGCGTGACGACGCGGAAAAGTCGCAGGTGTGTTATCTCGAGGCTAAACGGGAGCTGGACAGCGAAAAGTCCAAAACCAAACAGGCCCAGAGTGCCCATGAGACCCTCAAGAGCAGTATGGCGCTTATGGCCAATCAGACATATGGACATGTCTCTTCCATGCGGTCTtcccagcagcagtttgagaACGCGCTGATGGAGAAGCTCgcgtcttcttccaagATCCAGGTGAGCAGTCTGGAGAGTGTTTCTTCGTCGATAAAGCACTCGTTGGCCAACTTGGGCGACCAGTTTAAGAGTGTTCTCGTTACTCAGAACCAGAGTGCGACGACGACAGGTGAAATTGTGGCTGGAATCGAGAAGGTCAAAGAGGAGCTTGCAGGCAgggttgctgctggcctggaggaggccgcAAAGAGTTGGGAGAAGGGTATGGTGGGTCTGCAAAACGAAATGAGGGGCTTCTCAAAGCAAGTGAGTGACAGCACGGGCAAGATCTCCATGTATTTGGAAGACGCgttcaaggagctcaatGGAGGAGTTGATCGACAGGTCACGGCGTTTGACGACAAGCAGTCTATTGCCGAGTCCGAGCTGGCTTCTCTGGTTCGACTTCTGGCATCTGAGAACCAAAAACTCTCTGAAAAACTCAAGGCccatcaacaccatgaGAAGCAGTCGCGTCAGGAACTGGTCAATGATGTTTCCAGATTGATCATATCCTGGGGACAAACTCAGGACCACTCTTCATCAGAGCTGTTTGGATTGCTTGACCAAAAGGTGCAActggagaagaaacagGCAGCTGCTGTGGGCTCCGCATTGTACGATAGCCGATGCACCGTCAGTTCCAACTACAATGCCTTTAAAGATACTATGGGCTCTGCTCGACGGTCTCTTTTGGCTTCTtgtgctgctgccaagacTGCTTCCGATAGCAGTGGGCTCTCTCACAGTGCGTCTGAGTTGACAGCGGAGGCCAAGATGGCTCTTGAAGAGCGACAGCAGGCTCTTGTTGGCCAGCTGAGTGCTCTGTCTGAGGCCGTGGCCAAGGCCCGACTCGAAACCGATCATGCCCAGAGTGCTGTTCCAGATGCCCTGGCCAACTTGCAGACTTCGACTCAAGCTAGTCTGAACGGTCTGTTGGCTACTCTTGTCACTCCTAGTTCTCAAGCTAAGGACATTGATGGTGTTTTGCATGTGGTGGACCCCTTCAAGCGGTCTATTCAGCAGTCTGATAATGAGCTGGAGACTTGCGTGAGAGAGATGTTGACGACGTGTGGAGAGAGTGTTCCTGAGACGTTATCGTCTGATCAGCCAACAGCATTACCTCTTATGCAATACACACAGCCACCACCAGTCAAAGCCACCAGATCAACCTCAGTTCCTGCTATTATTGTGCCTGCATCTGTCAACGAATCTCCTCGAAGAAAACGATCGTATGGCCAGttggacgacaaggagaacgagCTGCCAGAGAAGGGTCTGGCTCAGAAGACTGCGTCGTTGCAACTGGGCCCAACCGAGCCGCCGCAAGGTCAGAGGCAGAAAAGCATTCCCAGGTTGGTGCCTCCGAGGAAGTATAGAAAGCAGTAG
- a CDS encoding uncharacterized protein (Compare to YALI0F02761g, weakly similar to uniprot|Q9P7X3 Schizosaccharomyces pombe Hypothetical protein P23A10.12 in chromosome II) gives MHDTSQTETQHHHHQESRRVSKMVKKLSFKGDKKTKKPKASSSKGSDKKRPRIDPVEDDQAAGWISAKSSEEFHGPTLLVTTSEGKPCCFVYENSGDAEDKTHSPTMAVSFDLDTVDKSLDTAEPTSTQQVLLLSPLEFDTNKRTIDIDETVARFALKVPSLGVFLGVDKAGVVSLDSVAIGTPQQFTFKREKGDAGVSWTIKTSYDAYIEIKNGKINLTEDGAKASKFTVRLQSSHRKKTTAEKQAVTYYAMSTKALEERAGRSLDPDEVVKLKKSNKEGNLNEALLDLRQKGKSDTYC, from the coding sequence ATGCACGATACATCTCAAACTGAAACacaacatcatcaccatcaagaGTCACGACGAGTCTCCAAAATGGTCAAAAAACTCTCGTTCAAAGGCGACAAGAAGACAAAGAAGCCCAAGGCAAGCTCGTCCAAGGGCAGCGACAAAAAACGACCCAGAATCGACCCAGTTGAAGACGATCAGGCAGCGGGATGGATCTCGGCCAAATCGTCAGAAGAATTCCATGGACCCACTTTGTTGGTGACTACCAGTGAAGGCAAGCCATGCTGTTTTGTGTATGAAAATAGCGGCGACGCAGAAGACAAAACCCACTCTCCTACAATGGCAGTATCATTCGACCTCGATACAGTTGACAAGAGTCTCGACACAGCTGAACCGACATCTACACAGCaagttctccttctctcgcCGTTGGAATTCGACACAAATAAACGGACAATTGATATCGACGAGACGGTGGCGAGGTTTGCTCTCAAAGTTCCGTCTCTGGGCGTCTTTCTGGGCGTGGATAAGGCTGGAGTAGTCTCGCTGGACAGTGTTGCCATCGGTACTCCGCAGCAGTTTACTTTCAAAAGAGAAAAAGGCGACGCGGGGGTTTCGTGGACGATAAAAACGTCCTATGATGCTTATATTGAGATCAAGAACGGTAAGATCAACCTTACTGAAGATGGAGCAAAAGCATCAAAGTTCACAGTAAGACTTCAATCGTCTCacagaaagaagaccaCGGCCGAAAAACAGGCGGTGACATACTATGCCATGAGTACAAAGGCCCTGGAGGAGCGTGCTGGAAGATCTCTTGATCCTGATGAGGTTGTCAAGTTGAAGAAGTCTAACAAGGAGGGTAATCTGAACGAGGCCTTGTTGGACCTGAGACAGAAAGGCAAGAGTGATACGTATTGCTAG
- a CDS encoding uncharacterized protein (Compare to YALI0F02695g, similar to Saccharomyces cerevisiae FAL1 (YDR021W); ancestral locus Anc_3.249, highly similar to wi|NCU01234.1 Neurospora crassa NCU01234.1 probable translation initiation factor eIF-4A) — protein sequence MHEVYEEKNVPLQGRRIQVTTATRTLTTMAEFDRDLDDELEFKTSKDVDVTPTFESMDLKDDLLRGIYAYGFEAPSAIQSRAITQIIKGRDTIAQAQSGTGKTATFSISMLEVIDTKHRETQAMVLSPTRELATQIQSVILALGDYMNVQCHACIGGTSLSVDMKKLEAGQQVVSGTPGRCLDMIKKGCLRTKNLKMLILDEADELLNKGFQEQIYDIYRYLPAATQVVVVSATLPHSVLEMTSKFMTDPVRILVKRDELTLEGLKQYFIAVEQEEWKFDTLCDLYDTLTITQAVIFCNTKKKVDWLTQQMKDNNFTVCSMHGDMAQKDRDSIMNEFRSGRSRVLISTDVWARGIDVQQVSLVINYDLPPNRENYIHRIGRSGRFGRKGVAINFATNDDITTLRDIEQYYSTQIDEMPVNVTDMM from the coding sequence ATGCACGAAGTTtatgaagaaaaaaatgtacCACTGCAGGGAAGAAGGATTCAGGTTACAACTGCAACACGCACACTAACTACTATGGCCGAGTTTGATAGAGATCTCGATGACGAGCTGGAGTTCAAGACGTCCAAGGACGTGGACGTGACGCCCACCTTCGAGTCGATGgatctcaaggacgacCTTCTGCGGGGAATCTACGCGTACGGCTTCGAGGCTCCCTCTGCCATCCAGTCTCGAGCCATCACACAGATCATCAAGGGTCGAGATACCATTGCACAGGCACAGTCCGGAACGGGAAAGACAGCCACTTTCTCTATTTCGAtgttggaggtgattgaCACCAAGCATCGGGAAACACAGGCCATGGTTCTTTCTCCGACACGAGAACTGGCCacccagatccagagcgtcattctggctctgggcGACTACATGAATGTCCAGTGCCATGCTTGCATTGGTGGAACGTCGTTGTCGGTGGAcatgaagaagctggaggctGGTCAGCAGGTGGTTTCTGGAACCCCCGGACGGTGTCTGGATATGATCAAGAAGGGCTGTCTTCGAaccaagaacctcaagaTGTTGATTCTCGATGAGGCCGACGAGCTACTAAACAAGGGCTTTCAGGAGCAGATCTACGACATTTACAGATACCTGCCTGCAGCCACTCAGGTAGTGGTTGTCAGTGCTACTTTGCCTCACTCTGTTCTCGAGATGACCTCCAAGTTCATGACTGATCCGGTCCGAATTCTGGTTAAGCGAGACGAGCTGACGCTGGAGGGACTCAAGCAGTACTTTATTGCTGTTGAGCAAGAAGAGTGGAAGTTTGACACGCTGTGCGACCTGTACGACACACTGACTATTACTCAGGCCGTCATCTTCTGCAACACGAAAAAGAAGGTGGACTGGCTGACACAGCAGATGAAAGACAACAACTTCACCGTGTGTTCGATGCACGGAGATATGGCTCAGAAGGACCGAGACTCGATCATGAACGAGTTCCGAAGCGGCAGGAGCCGGGTACTCATCTCCACTGACGTTTGGGCCCGAGGTATCGATGTTCAGCAGGTGTCGCTGGTCATCAATTATGACCTGCCTCCCAACCGAGAGAATTACATCCATCGAATCGGTCGATCCGGTCGATTTGGCCGAAAGGGTGTGGCGATCAACTTTGCTACTAACGATGATATCACCACTCTGAGAGATATCGAGCAGTATTATAGTACTCAGATCGATGAGATGCCGGTGAACGTGACGGATATGATGTAA
- a CDS encoding uncharacterized protein (Compare to YALI0F02651g, similar to Saccharomyces cerevisiae CIS1 (YDR022C); ancestral locus Anc_3.250, no similarity), with amino-acid sequence MHLLHASGFDGDELTVILVHHKYHTTMGTPSQLSQPYFVVANDKSTHTVRDTNTGNPESEHFPNVKYIFADDEPIDDAGPAVYVDFDETGTRVTKFHSEIPDWQVTDVKVDSLGDVIDDKNSELSKAMRLTIQGIQSKPVYLDMDGGPSAAELDTMDLRTLKDFFKSRNDLLHQIVSKMPIREGDFKVEDSQE; translated from the coding sequence ATGCACCTCCTTCATGCAAGTGGTtttgatggagatgaactTACAgtgatacttgtacaccaCAAATACCACACTACAATGGGCACACCCAGTCAATTATCGCAGCCCTACTTTGTAGTGGCTAACGACAAGTCCACACATACGGTAAGAGACACAAATACCGGCAACCCCGAATCGGAACACTTTCCAAACGTCAAGTATATCTTTGCAGACGACGAGCCCATAGACGACGCAGGACCAGCCGTATACGTGGACTTTGACGAGACAGGCACGCGGGTGACCAAGTTCCACTCGGAGATTCCTGACTGGCAAGTGACCGATGTGAAAGTTGACTCGCTGGGGGACGTGAtcgacgacaagaacagCGAATTGAGTAAAGCCATGCGCCTGACTATCCAGGGTATCCAGTCGAAACCTGTATATCTGGACATGGACGGGGGTCCTTCTGCGGCAGAACTGGATACCATGGATCTCAGAACGCTTAAAGACTTCTTCAAGTCCAGAAATGATCTGCTCCATCAGATTGTTAGCAAGATGCCTATCAGAGAGGGGGATTTCAAAGTGGAGGACTCCCAAGAGTGA
- a CDS encoding uncharacterized protein (Compare to YALI0F02717g, weakly similar to uniprot|Q12084 Saccharomyces cerevisiae YDR020c, similar to Saccharomyces cerevisiae YDR020C; ancestral locus Anc_3.248), which produces MNHQDLNQLRSLVVLVGGGLCAGKKEVCKAVEERIGELGKLRKPKVHTIHMNDYIYPGHDPKYNDHPRRFDIARLKKDVDELSVLNIEAGALEFSKTATYNESRHNLSNYVDTYHPNWPHVVLIEGYYALYDEDLRRLSSMMIFVDSDADIRLCRLVEKKADPSGSNLAEVLDDYFTHSRVEMSNFILSTKEHADVVLPRGAEPMGVKLVSVGLFNRLNQEVMSIIEGEPVEKQERLRIQSKWDLREEHLDQTRYVDLT; this is translated from the exons ATGAACCACCAGGACCTCAACCAGCTCAGAAGTCTTGTCGTGCTTGTTGGCGGCGGTCTTTGTGCCGGAAAG AAAGAGGTATGCAAAGCCGTCGAAGAACGCATCGGCGAGCTAGGCAAGCTCCGAAAACCAAAGGTGCACACCATCCACATGAACGACTACATATACCCCGGCCACGATCCCAAATACAACGATCATCCTCGTCGATTTGACATTGCTCGTCTGAAGAAggatgttgatgagctTAGTGTGCTCAACATTGAGGCTGGTGCCCTGGAGTTCTCAAAGACAGCCACCTACAACGAGTCACGACACAATCTCAGCAACTATGTCGACACATACCACCCCAACTGGCCCCATGTGGTGCTGATCGAGGGCTACTACGCTCTGTACGACGAGGATCTGCGCAGGCTGAGCAGCATGATGATTTTTGTCGATAGTGACGCTGACATTCGTCTGTGCCGGCtcgtggagaagaaggctgaTCCTTCTGGTTCCAATTTGGCCGAGGTGCTGGATGACTACTTTACTCACTCGCGAGTCGAGATGTCCAACTTCATCCTGAGCACCAAGGAACACGCTGATGTGGTGCTCCCTAGAGGAGCCGAGCCCATGGGCGTCAAACTTGTCAGTGTGGGACTGTTCAATCGGCTGAACCAGGAGGTGATGAGCATTATTGAGGGCGAGCCTGTGGAAAAACAAGAACGTTTGAGGATCCAGAGTAAGTGGGATTTGAGAGAAGAGCATTTGGATCAGACGCGGTATGTGGATCTCACGTAA
- a CDS encoding uncharacterized protein (Compare to YALI0F02629g, similar to Saccharomyces cerevisiae SES1 (YDR023W); ancestral locus Anc_3.251, highly similar to uniprot|P07284 Saccharomyces cerevisiae YDR023w SES1 seryl-tRNA synthetase cytosolic) codes for MLDIIQFLEEKGGNPEAIRVSQKARGDPVEIVDEIIADYKAWTKTRFDLDELNKEQNKIQKAIGLKFKAKEDASELLKEKDNVVAKKAELTKQEQEQDSALRAKVNTVGNLVHESVVVSDNEDNNAIIRTFANDGFDPAVKGKLSHHEVLTRLDGYDPERGTKIVGHRGYFLKSYGVFLNQALINYGLDFLTKRGYVPLQAPMMMNKDVMARTAQLSQFDEELYKVMDGQDEKYLIATSEQPISAYHANEWFERPEEQLPRRYAGYSTCFRREAGSHGKDAWGIFRVHQFEKIEQFCITDPEKSWEEFDRMIDASEEFYKSLGLPYRVVSIVSGELNNAAAKKYDLEAWFPFQQEYKELVSCSNCTDYQSRNLEIRCGIKKQNEREKKYVHCLNSTLCATERALCCILENYQTDDGLRVPEVLRRFIPGEPEFIPYTAELPKNSTSQKQAAKK; via the coding sequence ATGCTCGACATCATCCAGTTCcttgaggagaagggcgGCAACCCCGAGGCCATCCGAGTGTCGCAGAAGGCGCGAGGCGACCCCGTcgagattgtcgacgagatcaTCGCCGACTACAAGGCCTGGACCAAGACCCGATTCGACctggacgagctcaacaaggagcagaacaagatccagaagGCCATCGGTCTCAAGTTCAAGGCTAAGGAGGACGCCagcgagctgctcaaggagaaggacaatGTCGTCGCCAAGAAAGCCGAGCTCACtaagcaggagcaggagcaggatTCTGCCCTCCGGGCCAAGGTCAACACCGTTGGTAACCTTGTCCATGAgtctgttgttgtttccgaTAACGAGGACAACAATGCCATCATTCGAACCTTTGCCAACGACGGCTTCGACCCCGCTGTCAAGGGCAAGCTTTCTCACCACGAGGTTCTTACCCGACTCGATGGTTACGATCCCGAGCGAGGAACCAAGATTGTCGGCCACCGAGGCTACTTCCTCAAGTCTTACGGAGTCTTCCTCAACCAGGCTCTGATCAACTACGGTCTGGACTTCCTTACTAAGCGAGGCTACGTGCCTCTGCAGGCTCCCATGATGATGAACAAGGACGTCATGGCCCGAACCGCCCAGCTGTCGCAGttcgacgaggagctgtaCAAGGTCATGGATGGCCAGGACGAAAAGTACCTGATTGCCACCTCCGAGCAGCCCATTTCTGCCTACCACGCCAATGAGTGGTTCGAGCGACCCGAGGAGCAGCTACCCCGACGATACGCTGGCTACTCCACCTGTTTCCGACGTGAGGCTGGCTCTCACGGCAAGGACGCCTGGGGAATCTTCCGAGTCCACCAgtttgagaagattgagcagTTCTGCATCACCGACCCCGAAAAGTCGTGGGAGGAGTTTGACCGAATGATTGATGCCTCCGAGGAGTTCTACAAGTCTCTGGGTCTTCCCTACCGAGTTGTGTCCATTGTCTCCGGCGAGCTGAACAACGCCGCCGCCAAGAAGTATGATCTCGAGGCTTGGTTCCCCTTCCAGCAGGAGTACAAGGAGCTTGTTTCTTGCTCCAACTGTACCGATTACCAGTCCCGAAACCTTGAGATCCGATGCGGcatcaagaagcagaacgagcgagagaagaagtacGTCCACTGCCTCAACTCCACTCTTTGCGCCACCGAGCGAGCCCTGTGCTGCATTCTGGAGAACTACCAGACCGACGATGGTCTGCGAGTCCCCGAGGTTCTGCGACGGTTCATTCCTGGCGAGCCCGAGTTCATCCCCTACACCGCTGAGCTCCCCAAGAACTCCACTTCTCAGAAGcaggccgccaagaagtAA
- a CDS encoding uncharacterized protein (Compare to YALI0F02739g, weakly similar to uniprot|P38256 Saccharomyces cerevisiae YBR096w): MNSLAKVALAAYLGVNAKNLLFAWHVRFFYYFFRYLFLPENLLGYPEAELPKTPFEECRYDSRCNLLELDINIHKSNATYFEDLDSARTKLIVWVLNRFLKDSKKNDGSWAFIPIGSVYCNFKNEIAPFQKYTMVSRVIGWDHKWFFVESQFEMNDPKNPTIAATAITKYVIKDGRRTVPPGEAFRRAGYSEEDLVKGISEFKRLGLQRFIDIEEIGATPRAKL; the protein is encoded by the coding sequence ATGAACTCGCTCGCCAAAGTCGCCCTGGCAGCGTATCTCGGCGTGAATGCCAAAAACCTGCTTTTCGCCTGGCACGTCCGTTTCTTCTACTACTTTTTCCGGTACCTGTTTCTACCGGAAAACCTGCTGGGGTACCCCGAAGCCGAGCTGCCGAAGACGCCGTTCGAGGAATGCCGCTACGACTCGCGATGCAAcctcctggagctggacaTCAACATCCACAAAAGTAACGCCACGTACTTTGAGGATCTCGATAGCGCCCGAACCAAGCTCATTGTGTGGGTGCTCAACCGGTTCCTCAAGgactccaagaagaacgatGGCTCGTGGGCCTTCATTCCGATCGGATCCGTCTACTGCAACTTCAAAAACGAAATTGCCCCGTTCCAGAAATACACCATGGTGTCGCGAGTCATTGGATGGGACCACAAGTGGTTTTTTGTCGAGAGCCAGTTTGAAATGAACGACCCCAAGAACCCCACCATCGCGGCGACAGCCATCACAAAGTACGTCATCAAGGACGGACGGAGAACTGTGCCTCCGGGCGAGGCGTTTCGACGGGCCGGATACAGCGAGGAGGATCTGGTCAAGGGCATTTCGGAGTTTAAGCGTCTGGGTCTCCAGCGGTTTATTGATATTGAGGAGATTGGGGCTACTCCTAGAGCCAAGTTGTGA